In one Cellulomonas sp. JZ18 genomic region, the following are encoded:
- a CDS encoding aminoglycoside phosphotransferase family protein: protein MPADVFPPPPPRWVEPEPAVPGTPLPGGNVGGAVRVGGTVRRPTGPWTPAVHALLRHVRARGLDGVPEPLGVDDAGREVLTYLPGVPVDLAEVTDGRLASAAAWLARYHAAVADLRPGPVRWRFEERDLLPHEIVCHHDATLYNMLVAAPGSDEVVGVVDWDVAGPGVPLDELAMLAWSGVPFYADPGPAEGARRLRLLVDAYAGQAARVGGVPPAVDDVARHVVVRMRAAGARIAAGQAAGDPGMLNLARVGEPARTAAQVDRYADALPALLAALASASSPG, encoded by the coding sequence GTGCCCGCCGACGTGTTCCCACCCCCTCCCCCGCGCTGGGTGGAGCCCGAGCCCGCCGTCCCCGGGACGCCGCTGCCGGGCGGCAACGTCGGCGGTGCCGTACGGGTCGGTGGCACCGTCCGCCGCCCCACCGGCCCCTGGACGCCCGCCGTGCACGCGCTGCTGCGCCACGTGCGCGCACGGGGCCTGGACGGCGTGCCCGAGCCCCTCGGCGTGGACGACGCCGGGCGGGAGGTGCTGACGTACCTGCCGGGCGTCCCCGTGGACCTCGCGGAGGTGACGGACGGGCGCCTGGCGTCCGCGGCGGCCTGGCTCGCGCGGTACCACGCCGCCGTCGCGGACCTCCGGCCCGGGCCCGTGCGGTGGCGCTTCGAGGAGCGCGACCTGCTCCCCCACGAGATCGTCTGCCACCACGACGCGACGCTCTACAACATGCTCGTCGCCGCGCCCGGCTCGGACGAGGTCGTCGGCGTCGTCGACTGGGACGTCGCGGGGCCGGGGGTGCCGCTCGACGAGCTCGCGATGCTCGCGTGGAGCGGCGTGCCGTTCTACGCCGACCCCGGCCCGGCCGAGGGGGCGCGCCGGCTGCGGCTCCTGGTCGACGCGTACGCGGGCCAGGCCGCCCGCGTCGGTGGCGTGCCGCCGGCCGTGGACGACGTCGCGCGGCACGTGGTCGTGCGGATGCGCGCTGCGGGAGCCCGCATCGCGGCGGGGCAGGCCGCCGGCGACCCGGGGATGCTCAACCTCGCCCGCGTGGGCGAGCCCGCCCGCACCGCCGCGCAGGTCGACCGCTACGCCGACGCGCTGCCGGCCCTCCTCGCGGCGCTGGCGTCGGCCTCCTCGCCGGGCTGA
- a CDS encoding YihY/virulence factor BrkB family protein, with protein sequence MTRPRTPTERTVVRPASGAGAAHRTAAAAAPDPPTERRWAPGLAGLVARGQALLAWWNHTRPARANARFGRAGGGVLTGGIAYAALFSIFAGLTIGWTVFTAVLGRNDSLRSTVLETVDASLPGLVDTGGGGLLKPSQLQLSTGLSWAGIVATGVLVFTGIRAIAALRTAVRAMFGVHPAENVVLGKLRELGGFVGIGLAVLLSAVVTLGVTTAADWLLDVVGWDEGSGVVVRALGIAVAFVVDAALFVMLVRVLAGQAPPRLDLLGGAAIAATGLGVVRVLGTSVVSGSVQEDPVLASFAAVVVLLLWVNLIARIVLLAAAWTADPPFVDPAQAQPGEEADASAARRAGSASA encoded by the coding sequence ATGACGCGCCCCCGCACCCCGACGGAGCGCACCGTGGTGCGCCCGGCCTCCGGGGCGGGTGCGGCGCACCGGACGGCGGCGGCGGCCGCACCCGACCCCCCGACGGAGCGGCGCTGGGCGCCCGGCCTCGCCGGGCTCGTCGCGCGCGGGCAGGCACTGCTCGCGTGGTGGAACCACACGCGCCCCGCGCGCGCCAACGCCCGCTTCGGCCGGGCGGGCGGCGGGGTCCTCACGGGCGGGATCGCGTACGCTGCGCTGTTCTCCATCTTCGCGGGCCTGACGATCGGCTGGACGGTCTTCACGGCCGTCCTCGGCCGCAACGACTCGCTGCGGTCGACCGTGCTCGAGACGGTCGACGCCTCTCTCCCCGGTCTGGTGGACACCGGCGGGGGCGGTCTGCTGAAGCCCTCCCAGCTGCAGCTGTCGACGGGCCTGTCGTGGGCCGGGATCGTCGCGACCGGTGTGCTCGTGTTCACCGGCATCCGCGCCATCGCGGCGCTGCGCACGGCCGTGCGGGCGATGTTCGGCGTGCACCCCGCGGAGAACGTGGTGCTCGGCAAGCTGCGCGAGCTCGGCGGGTTCGTCGGCATCGGGCTCGCGGTGCTGCTGTCCGCGGTGGTCACGCTCGGCGTCACCACCGCCGCGGACTGGCTGCTCGACGTCGTGGGCTGGGACGAGGGCTCCGGCGTCGTCGTGCGCGCGCTGGGCATCGCCGTGGCGTTCGTCGTCGACGCCGCGCTCTTCGTCATGCTCGTGCGCGTGCTCGCCGGCCAGGCGCCGCCGCGGCTCGACCTGCTCGGGGGTGCGGCGATCGCCGCGACGGGCCTCGGGGTGGTGCGGGTGCTCGGCACCTCGGTCGTGTCCGGGTCGGTGCAGGAGGACCCCGTGCTGGCGTCGTTCGCCGCGGTCGTCGTGCTGCTGCTGTGGGTCAACCTCATCGCCCGGATCGTGCTGCTCGCCGCCGCGTGGACGGCCGACCCGCCCTTCGTCGACCCCGCGCAGGCTCAGCCCGGCGAGGAGGCCGACGCCAGCGCCGCGAGGAGGGCCGGCAGCGCGTCGGCGTAG
- a CDS encoding 2'-5' RNA ligase family protein, producing MRLPACGPGERLVGVAVTLPEPYRGELADARARTGDPDAAHVQPHVTLVGPLPVPAARTAALDDHLRTVAAAHGPFEVHLRGAGTFRPVTPVVFVPLVRGADECTALERALRTGPLAHEPRYPYHPHVTVAHALDDAALDAAQAAMGGYEASFLVTHLHRYVHDGRAWRQERAFALSGDVPADGRTPQGRPDAAAVRPT from the coding sequence GTGAGGCTCCCGGCGTGCGGTCCCGGCGAGCGCCTCGTCGGCGTCGCCGTGACCCTCCCGGAGCCGTACCGGGGGGAGCTGGCCGACGCACGCGCCCGGACCGGAGACCCCGACGCCGCGCACGTGCAGCCGCACGTCACGCTCGTGGGCCCCCTGCCCGTGCCGGCCGCGCGGACCGCCGCGCTGGACGACCACCTGCGCACGGTCGCCGCCGCGCACGGCCCGTTCGAGGTGCACCTGCGCGGCGCCGGCACCTTCCGGCCCGTCACCCCCGTGGTGTTCGTGCCGCTGGTGCGGGGCGCGGACGAGTGCACCGCGCTCGAGCGGGCGCTGCGCACGGGTCCGCTCGCGCACGAGCCCCGCTACCCGTACCACCCGCACGTCACCGTCGCGCACGCGCTCGACGACGCCGCGCTGGACGCCGCGCAGGCGGCGATGGGCGGCTACGAGGCGTCGTTCCTCGTGACGCACCTGCACCGGTACGTCCACGACGGGCGCGCGTGGCGGCAGGAACGTGCGTTCGCCCTGTCCGGGGACGTCCCGGCCGACGGCCGGACCCCCCAGGGGCGTCCGGATGCCGCGGCGGTGCGGCCGACCTAG
- the trpS gene encoding tryptophan--tRNA ligase, with amino-acid sequence MTQVLPSSSPRSTAPAASRIFSGMQPTSDSLQLGNYLGALTQWVALQDSHEAIYCVVDLHALTVAPDPRVLRERTRRTAAQYLAAGVDPARSVLFVQSHVPEHAELAWVLSCLTGFGEASRMTQFKDKSAKQGTEGTTVGLFTYPVLMAADILLYDTALVPVGEDQRQHLELTRDLAQRLNSRFGAGTVVVPEPYIVSATAKIYDLQDPTSKMSKSAESPNGLIELLDDPKVVAKRIRSAVTDTEREIRYDPVAKPGVSNLLTILSALSGRSVPSLEADYAGKGYGDLKKDLADVVVDFLTPFQERVHHYLSDPSALDDVLADGAERARDLAVPTLERVYDRTGLLPRRRTRP; translated from the coding sequence ATGACCCAGGTGCTGCCCTCGTCGTCGCCGCGGAGCACGGCGCCGGCCGCGAGCCGGATCTTCTCCGGCATGCAGCCGACGTCGGACTCGCTGCAGCTGGGCAACTACCTCGGCGCCCTCACGCAGTGGGTCGCCCTGCAGGACAGCCACGAGGCCATCTACTGCGTCGTCGACCTGCACGCGCTCACGGTCGCGCCGGACCCGCGGGTGCTGCGCGAGCGGACGCGGCGGACGGCCGCGCAGTACCTGGCGGCGGGTGTCGACCCGGCGCGGTCGGTGCTGTTCGTCCAGTCGCACGTGCCCGAGCACGCGGAGCTCGCGTGGGTCCTGTCGTGCCTCACGGGCTTCGGCGAGGCGTCGCGCATGACGCAGTTCAAGGACAAGTCGGCGAAGCAGGGCACCGAGGGCACGACCGTCGGCCTCTTCACCTACCCGGTGCTCATGGCCGCGGACATCCTGCTGTACGACACGGCGCTCGTGCCGGTCGGTGAGGACCAGCGCCAGCACCTGGAGCTCACCCGGGACCTCGCGCAGCGGCTCAACTCGCGCTTCGGCGCCGGCACGGTCGTCGTCCCGGAGCCGTACATCGTCTCCGCGACCGCGAAGATCTACGACCTGCAGGACCCGACGTCGAAGATGAGCAAGTCCGCGGAGAGCCCGAACGGGCTCATCGAGCTGCTCGACGACCCGAAGGTCGTGGCCAAGCGCATCCGGTCGGCCGTCACCGACACCGAGCGGGAGATCCGCTACGACCCGGTCGCCAAGCCGGGGGTGTCGAACCTGCTGACCATCCTGTCGGCGCTCTCCGGACGCAGCGTCCCGAGCCTCGAGGCCGACTACGCCGGCAAGGGGTACGGCGACCTCAAGAAGGACCTGGCCGACGTGGTCGTCGACTTCCTGACGCCGTTCCAGGAGCGCGTGCACCACTACCTGTCGGACCCGTCCGCGCTCGACGACGTGCTCGCGGACGGGGCCGAGCGGGCGCGCGACCTGGCGGTGCCCACGCTCGAGCGGGTGTACGACCGCACCGGCCTGCTGCCCCGGCGGCGGACGCGCCCGTGA
- a CDS encoding Sec-independent protein translocase TatB, translated as MLGINGGELLVLLLVAALVIGPERLPAYAEQLAGWVRRLRDVVRDTRRRVDDELGDAARDVDWAALDPRRYDPRRIVREALLEDVGTTAPPRAGRAAAGAATGARTGTARTPGGLSGPAPFDDEAT; from the coding sequence GTGCTGGGCATCAACGGTGGCGAGCTGCTCGTGCTGCTGCTCGTCGCCGCGCTGGTGATCGGGCCGGAGCGCCTGCCGGCGTACGCCGAGCAGCTCGCGGGGTGGGTCCGGCGCCTGCGCGACGTGGTGCGGGACACCCGCCGCCGCGTCGACGACGAGCTCGGCGACGCCGCGCGCGACGTCGACTGGGCCGCGCTCGACCCGCGGCGCTACGACCCCCGTCGCATCGTCCGCGAGGCGTTGCTGGAGGACGTCGGCACGACCGCCCCGCCGCGCGCGGGACGCGCTGCCGCCGGCGCCGCGACCGGCGCCCGGACGGGCACCGCGCGCACGCCCGGGGGCCTGTCCGGTCCCGCGCCGTTCGACGACGAGGCGACCTGA
- a CDS encoding S1C family serine protease, translated as MPGPGGPGHGEGAAQHLGAGWPAPAAHPRRRPRPQRVLSLAWVAPLVVVALVAGLVGGVVGSRTWGEDRRPATADLPPAPSAAAPVQRDPASIAGIAAGVLPSVVSIEVESAEGSGSGSGFVLREDGYVLTNNHVVAGAGEGGLVVVFADGTELPGSVVGATSEYDLAVVKVEATGLTPLTLGDSDAVVVGDPVVAVGAPLGLVGTVTTGIVSARNRPVVAGEGTDQTFINAIQTDAAINPGNSGGPLVDAAGRVVGINSAIAQLPGGLGAAGGSIGLGFAIPSNQARRTAEQLITTGRATYPVIGVLLDEAYTGEGVRVRGEDVQGRPSVTPDGPADRAGIRRGDVILTIDGRPVTTSEELIVAIRARQAGDTVELRVRTDGRERDVRVRLDELPSD; from the coding sequence GTGCCCGGCCCGGGCGGGCCCGGCCACGGCGAGGGTGCGGCGCAGCACCTCGGGGCCGGCTGGCCGGCGCCCGCGGCGCACCCGCGCCGGCGCCCGCGGCCGCAGCGCGTGCTGTCGCTCGCCTGGGTCGCGCCCCTGGTCGTGGTCGCGCTCGTGGCCGGTCTGGTCGGGGGCGTGGTCGGCTCCCGGACGTGGGGCGAGGACCGGCGCCCGGCGACTGCCGACCTGCCGCCCGCCCCCTCGGCCGCGGCCCCGGTGCAGCGCGACCCCGCCTCGATCGCGGGCATCGCCGCCGGCGTGCTGCCGAGCGTCGTGTCGATCGAGGTCGAGAGCGCGGAGGGCTCCGGCTCCGGGTCGGGGTTCGTCCTGCGCGAGGACGGCTACGTGCTGACGAACAACCACGTCGTGGCGGGAGCCGGCGAGGGCGGGCTCGTCGTCGTGTTCGCCGACGGCACCGAGCTGCCCGGGTCGGTCGTCGGCGCCACGAGCGAGTACGACCTCGCCGTCGTGAAGGTGGAGGCGACCGGGCTCACACCGCTGACGCTCGGCGACTCGGACGCCGTCGTCGTGGGCGACCCGGTGGTCGCCGTCGGCGCCCCGCTGGGGCTGGTCGGCACGGTGACGACCGGCATCGTCAGCGCCCGGAACCGTCCCGTCGTGGCGGGGGAGGGCACCGACCAGACGTTCATCAACGCGATCCAGACGGACGCCGCGATCAACCCGGGCAACTCGGGCGGGCCGCTCGTGGACGCGGCCGGCCGCGTCGTCGGCATCAACTCGGCGATCGCCCAGCTGCCGGGCGGCCTCGGCGCCGCCGGGGGCAGCATCGGCCTGGGCTTCGCGATCCCCTCGAACCAGGCGCGCCGCACCGCGGAGCAGCTCATCACGACCGGCCGGGCGACGTACCCGGTGATCGGGGTGCTGCTCGACGAGGCGTACACGGGCGAGGGCGTGCGCGTGCGCGGCGAGGACGTGCAGGGGCGCCCCTCCGTCACCCCGGACGGACCCGCGGACCGCGCGGGCATCCGGCGCGGTGACGTCATCCTCACGATCGACGGACGGCCCGTGACCACCTCGGAGGAGCTGATCGTCGCGATCCGCGCACGGCAGGCGGGCGACACGGTCGAGCTGCGGGTGCGCACGGACGGGCGCGAGCGTGACGTGCGGGTGCGCCTCGACGAGCTCCCCTCGGACTGA
- a CDS encoding zf-HC2 domain-containing protein has product MRARARGRAGRASCARRGRRGASPEDLTARLLSLSQQGPPAPAVPPARDPFAVPLAGAGPARALPHDATRALRGDVVARRSSRRLLVGSVAGLGAVAAMLFTLGERPVVAPSAHPATVLGLLTHDEPGAAVEAVPVSDDTVAWLRAHGWTFPRELPADWRVRAIRWSGDDRRVLEVELAAPSGTVVVTEQQGRLDTDALAGAPVRTVGGREVRVLSTEPWLVVWQSESTVVQVVGTEGVEDVDAIVAAFPSGGYDDTVAGRIGRGWQTVTNAVDGR; this is encoded by the coding sequence GTGCGCGCGCGAGCTCGCGGCCGCGCGGGCCGCGCGTCGTGCGCTCGCCGCGGCCGACGAGGTGCGTCCCCCGAGGACCTGACGGCGCGGCTGCTGTCCCTGTCGCAGCAGGGACCGCCGGCCCCGGCCGTCCCGCCGGCCCGCGACCCGTTCGCCGTCCCGCTCGCCGGCGCCGGCCCCGCACGTGCCCTGCCGCACGACGCCACGCGCGCGCTGCGCGGCGACGTCGTCGCCCGCCGCTCCTCGCGCCGGCTGCTCGTCGGGTCGGTCGCGGGCCTCGGGGCCGTCGCGGCGATGCTGTTCACGCTGGGGGAGCGTCCCGTGGTCGCCCCGTCCGCGCACCCGGCGACCGTCCTCGGTCTGCTGACGCACGACGAGCCCGGCGCGGCGGTCGAGGCGGTCCCGGTCTCCGACGACACCGTGGCGTGGCTGCGCGCGCACGGGTGGACGTTCCCGCGCGAGCTGCCGGCCGACTGGCGCGTCCGCGCCATCCGGTGGAGCGGCGACGACCGGCGCGTGCTGGAGGTCGAGCTCGCGGCACCGTCGGGCACCGTCGTCGTCACCGAGCAGCAGGGCCGCCTCGACACCGACGCCCTCGCCGGCGCGCCCGTGCGCACCGTGGGCGGCCGCGAGGTCCGGGTGCTGTCGACCGAGCCCTGGCTCGTCGTGTGGCAGTCGGAGTCGACCGTCGTCCAGGTCGTGGGGACGGAGGGGGTGGAGGACGTCGACGCGATCGTGGCCGCCTTCCCGTCCGGCGGGTACGACGACACCGTCGCGGGCCGCATCGGCCGTGGGTGGCAGACCGTGACGAACGCGGTGGACGGCCGGTGA
- a CDS encoding zf-HC2 domain-containing protein → MTHLGSWVSALADGQLDAAATERALAHVAVCPLCARELAAARAARRALAAADEVRPPRT, encoded by the coding sequence GTGACGCACCTCGGGTCCTGGGTCAGCGCGCTCGCCGACGGCCAGCTGGACGCCGCGGCGACCGAGCGTGCGCTCGCGCACGTGGCCGTGTGCCCGCTGTGCGCGCGCGAGCTCGCGGCCGCGCGGGCCGCGCGTCGTGCGCTCGCCGCGGCCGACGAGGTGCGTCCCCCGAGGACCTGA
- the sigE gene encoding RNA polymerase sigma factor SigE: MSTPPAEWQVPSWEEIVRTHSGRVYRLAYRLTGNRHDAEDLTQETFVRVFRSLHTYSPGTFEGWLHRITTNLFLDMARRKQRVRIESIGDDTERWSSPDALSTPERAFEAANLDHDVQRALDALPPEYRAAVVLCDIEGLSYEEIAVTLGIKLGTVRSRIHRARARLRDALEHRRPSVPQQTAGEPAPSAVEVG; the protein is encoded by the coding sequence ATGAGCACCCCGCCCGCCGAGTGGCAGGTCCCGTCGTGGGAGGAGATCGTCCGCACGCACTCCGGACGCGTCTACCGGCTCGCCTACCGCCTCACCGGCAACCGCCACGACGCGGAGGACCTCACGCAGGAGACGTTCGTCCGCGTCTTCCGCTCGCTGCACACGTACAGCCCGGGCACGTTCGAGGGCTGGCTGCACCGGATCACGACGAACCTCTTCCTCGACATGGCGCGACGCAAGCAGCGCGTGCGGATCGAGTCGATCGGTGACGACACCGAGCGCTGGTCGTCGCCCGACGCGCTGAGCACCCCCGAGCGTGCCTTCGAGGCGGCGAACCTGGACCACGACGTGCAGCGCGCGCTCGACGCGCTGCCCCCGGAGTACCGGGCCGCGGTCGTGCTGTGCGACATCGAGGGCCTGTCCTACGAGGAGATCGCGGTGACGCTCGGCATCAAGCTCGGCACCGTCCGCTCGCGCATCCACCGCGCCCGCGCGCGGCTGCGGGACGCGCTCGAGCACCGGCGCCCGTCCGTCCCGCAGCAGACCGCGGGGGAGCCCGCACCGTCCGCCGTGGAGGTCGGGTGA
- a CDS encoding O-methyltransferase, whose translation MSTDKAQSWVYCEEFLAEDDVLLRARERASHLGCTPVLPGAGAALRVLAATAQARAVVEIGTGAGVASLYLLRGMPADGVLTTIDIELEHQRAAKEAFAEDGVRSTRTRTISGRASDVLPRLTDGGYDMVVVDADVEGTPGYVEQAVRLLRRGGVLAVDDALWHDRVADPARRDEATTTMRDVGRQVRADDRLVPALLPAGDGLLVAVRR comes from the coding sequence ATCTCCACCGACAAGGCCCAGAGCTGGGTCTACTGCGAGGAGTTCCTCGCCGAGGACGACGTGCTCCTGCGCGCACGCGAGCGCGCGTCCCACCTCGGCTGCACCCCGGTGCTCCCGGGGGCCGGGGCCGCCCTGCGGGTCCTCGCGGCGACGGCGCAGGCGCGCGCGGTGGTGGAGATCGGCACCGGTGCGGGGGTCGCGTCCCTGTACCTGCTGCGGGGCATGCCGGCGGACGGCGTGCTCACGACGATCGACATCGAGCTCGAGCACCAGCGCGCCGCCAAGGAGGCGTTCGCCGAGGACGGCGTGCGCAGCACCCGGACCCGCACGATCTCCGGACGCGCGTCGGACGTGCTCCCCCGCCTCACGGACGGCGGCTACGACATGGTCGTCGTCGACGCGGACGTCGAGGGCACCCCGGGCTACGTCGAGCAGGCGGTCCGCCTCCTGCGCCGCGGGGGCGTGCTCGCGGTCGACGACGCGCTCTGGCACGACCGTGTCGCCGACCCCGCCCGCCGGGACGAGGCGACGACGACGATGCGGGACGTGGGACGCCAGGTGCGCGCCGACGACCGCCTCGTGCCGGCGCTCCTGCCGGCCGGCGACGGGCTCCTCGTCGCGGTCCGCCGCTGA
- a CDS encoding M17 family metallopeptidase, with the protein MTPRTPARRTGADRAPGASAARGSASGVGRTPPTVVLHGATVVDSPLLEDGSVDAVAVQVAPARPGDDVLQPRTGTPEAAARYGIDLAELAERAGLTGAAGEAFTVHLPQPVGSSVVLPWAGLPARIVLVGVGDESPTALRRAGAALARSTRGLRRVAATVGAQTHHVVPAAADAARAVVEGYLLASYTVPRMASSSDDKAPAELVLLGRDAPEVAAAVDAARVAATATWLVRDLANTPSNVKDPAWMAERARRLAGRAGLEVEVLGPRELAAGGFGGILAVGAGSASTPRLVRVSWTPAAGPGRHVVVVGKGITYDTGGLSIKPREAMVPMKTDMAGAAVALATVLAAAQARVPHRVTAVLPLAENHVGAASYRPGDVLRLYGGTTVEVANTDAEGRLVLADALAWADATLDPDVLVDVATLTGAATLGLGKQHAALYGTDDAVVTGLLAAAERTGELAWHMPLVDDYEEAVRSSVADLRHVPVDRHIGGGSITAALFLRRFVGARAWAHLDIAGPGRAPADKHEVTEGATGYGARLLLDWLTRLD; encoded by the coding sequence ATGACCCCGCGCACCCCTGCGCGGCGCACCGGGGCGGACCGCGCCCCCGGGGCGTCCGCCGCCCGCGGCTCGGCCTCGGGTGTCGGCCGCACGCCGCCGACCGTCGTCCTGCACGGCGCCACGGTCGTCGACTCGCCCCTCCTCGAGGACGGGTCGGTCGACGCCGTGGCGGTGCAGGTCGCGCCGGCGCGCCCGGGCGACGACGTGCTCCAGCCGCGGACCGGGACGCCCGAGGCCGCCGCGCGGTACGGCATCGACCTCGCCGAGCTCGCCGAGCGGGCCGGCCTGACCGGCGCGGCGGGTGAGGCCTTCACCGTGCACCTGCCGCAGCCCGTGGGCTCGTCGGTGGTGCTGCCGTGGGCGGGCCTGCCCGCGCGCATCGTGCTCGTCGGCGTCGGCGACGAGAGCCCGACCGCCCTGCGGCGCGCCGGTGCCGCGCTCGCGCGGTCGACGCGCGGGCTGCGCCGGGTGGCGGCGACCGTCGGGGCGCAGACGCACCACGTGGTCCCGGCCGCCGCCGACGCCGCCCGGGCGGTCGTGGAGGGCTACCTGCTCGCGTCCTACACGGTGCCGCGCATGGCGTCGTCCTCGGACGACAAGGCCCCCGCGGAGCTCGTGCTCCTCGGACGGGACGCGCCCGAGGTCGCCGCGGCCGTCGACGCCGCGCGCGTCGCGGCCACCGCCACCTGGCTCGTGCGCGACCTGGCGAACACGCCCTCGAACGTCAAGGACCCCGCCTGGATGGCGGAGCGCGCGCGCCGCCTGGCCGGCCGCGCCGGCCTCGAGGTCGAGGTGCTCGGTCCGCGCGAGCTCGCCGCGGGCGGCTTCGGCGGCATCCTCGCCGTCGGTGCGGGCTCGGCCTCGACGCCGCGCCTCGTCCGCGTCTCCTGGACCCCGGCGGCCGGGCCCGGCCGGCACGTCGTCGTCGTCGGCAAGGGCATCACGTACGACACGGGCGGCCTGTCGATCAAGCCGCGCGAGGCCATGGTGCCGATGAAGACGGACATGGCCGGTGCCGCCGTCGCGCTCGCGACCGTGCTCGCCGCGGCGCAGGCCCGCGTCCCGCACCGCGTCACGGCGGTGCTGCCGCTCGCGGAGAACCACGTCGGCGCGGCGTCGTACCGGCCGGGCGACGTCCTGCGCCTGTACGGCGGGACCACCGTCGAGGTCGCGAACACCGACGCCGAGGGCCGGCTCGTGCTCGCCGACGCCCTCGCCTGGGCGGACGCCACGCTCGACCCCGACGTCCTCGTCGACGTCGCCACGCTCACGGGCGCGGCGACCCTCGGCCTGGGCAAGCAGCACGCCGCGCTCTACGGCACCGACGACGCGGTCGTCACGGGCCTGCTCGCCGCCGCCGAGCGCACGGGCGAGCTCGCCTGGCACATGCCCCTCGTCGACGACTACGAGGAGGCGGTCCGCTCGAGCGTCGCGGACCTGCGCCACGTGCCCGTCGACCGGCACATCGGCGGCGGCTCGATCACCGCCGCGCTGTTCCTGCGCCGGTTCGTCGGCGCGCGCGCCTGGGCGCACCTCGACATCGCCGGGCCGGGGCGCGCCCCGGCGGACAAGCACGAGGTGACCGAGGGGGCGACGGGCTACGGCGCCCGCCTGCTCCTGGACTGGCTCACGCGGCTCGACTGA
- a CDS encoding DUF3117 domain-containing protein — MAAMKPRTGDGPLEVTKEGRGIVMRVPLEGGGRLVVELNATEAAELGEALTSVVS; from the coding sequence ATGGCCGCGATGAAGCCGAGGACCGGCGACGGACCGCTCGAGGTGACCAAGGAGGGGCGCGGCATCGTCATGCGCGTGCCGCTCGAGGGCGGCGGACGGCTGGTGGTCGAGCTGAACGCGACCGAGGCCGCCGAGCTCGGCGAGGCGCTGACCTCCGTCGTCAGCTGA
- the folP gene encoding dihydropteroate synthase, translated as MPGVPAGAAPLRLRGRAFGPDHPVVMAVVNRTPDSFYAAARHDERGIDAAVDRAVAEGADLLDVGGVRAGRGPRVDVDEEVARVVPVVERVRRRHPDLLVSVDTWRAPVARAAADAGADLVNDTWAGHDPELVEVAAERGLGVVCSHTGGATPRTDPWRVAYAPPAGDEAADPLDAVVADVVATLTAAAARAVALGVDPASVLVDATLDFGKTTWHSLHLLRRTPRIVQIGHPVLMAVSRKDLVGETLGLPPEERLEGTLAATAVAAWLGARVFRVHDVAATRRTVDMVAAVRAERAPALAVRGMV; from the coding sequence CTGCCCGGGGTCCCCGCCGGTGCCGCCCCGCTGCGCCTGCGGGGACGCGCGTTCGGTCCCGACCACCCCGTGGTCATGGCCGTGGTCAACCGCACGCCCGACTCGTTCTACGCCGCGGCGCGGCACGACGAGCGGGGGATCGACGCCGCGGTCGACCGCGCGGTCGCGGAGGGGGCGGACCTGCTCGACGTCGGCGGCGTCCGGGCCGGACGGGGTCCGCGCGTCGACGTCGACGAGGAGGTCGCCCGCGTCGTGCCGGTCGTCGAGCGCGTGCGCCGGCGGCACCCGGACCTGCTGGTCAGCGTCGACACGTGGCGCGCACCCGTCGCCCGCGCCGCGGCGGACGCCGGGGCCGACCTCGTCAACGACACGTGGGCGGGCCACGACCCGGAGCTGGTGGAGGTCGCGGCCGAGCGGGGCCTCGGCGTGGTCTGCTCGCACACCGGCGGCGCCACGCCGCGCACCGACCCCTGGCGGGTGGCGTACGCGCCGCCGGCGGGCGACGAGGCCGCGGACCCGCTCGACGCCGTCGTCGCGGACGTCGTCGCGACGCTGACCGCGGCCGCCGCGCGCGCGGTCGCGCTCGGCGTGGACCCCGCCTCGGTGCTCGTCGACGCCACGCTGGACTTCGGCAAGACCACGTGGCACTCGCTGCACCTGCTGCGACGGACCCCGCGGATCGTGCAGATCGGGCACCCTGTGCTCATGGCAGTGTCGCGCAAGGACCTCGTCGGGGAGACCCTGGGGCTGCCGCCCGAGGAGCGTCTCGAGGGCACGCTCGCGGCCACCGCGGTGGCTGCCTGGCTCGGCGCCCGCGTCTTCCGCGTCCACGACGTCGCGGCCACGCGCCGCACGGTCGACATGGTCGCCGCCGTGCGCGCCGAGCGGGCACCCGCGCTCGCGGTCCGGGGCATGGTGTGA